In the Sarcophilus harrisii chromosome 3, mSarHar1.11, whole genome shotgun sequence genome, one interval contains:
- the COMMD2 gene encoding COMM domain-containing protein 2: MLLELSEEHREHLSFLPKVDYAVVAEFGRIALEFLRKGSNPKVYEGAARKLNVSSNTVQHGVEGLTYLLTESSKLMISELDFQDSVLVLGFSEDLNKLLLQLYLDHRKEIRTILSELAPVFPSYHNLEWRLDVQLASRCLRQQIKPAMTLKLHLSQDGEHSNQVLQTDPATLLHLIQQLEQALGEMKTNHCRRIVRNIK; encoded by the exons ATGCTTCTGGAGCTGTCCGAGGAGCACCGCGAGCACCTGAGCTTCCTCCCGAAGGTGGACTACGCCG TGGTCGCCGAATTCGGCCGGATCGCTCTGGAATTCCTGAGGAAAGGGTCCAACCCGAAAGTGTATGAAGGAGCCGCCA GAAAACTCAATGTTAGCAGTAACACAGTCCAACATGGAGTTGAAGGATTAACATACCTACTCACTGAGAGCTCCAAACTCATG ATTTCTGAACTGGATTTCCAAGATTCGGTGCTTGTTTTGGGATTCAGTGAAGACTTAAATAAATTGTTGCTTCAGCTTTATCTTGACCACagaaaagaaatcagaacaaTTCTGAGTGAATTGGCACCAGTGTTCCCTAGTTACCACAATCTTGAATGGAGATTAGATGTACAG CTTGCGAGCAGATGTCTAAGACAGCAGATTAAACCAGCAATGACTCTAAAGCTGCATCTAAGTCAGGATGGAGAGCATAGCAACCAGGTTTTGCAGACTGACCCAGCTACCTTGCTCCACTTGATTCAGCAACTGGAACAAGCATTAGGAGAAATGAAAACAAACCATTGCAGGAGAATTGTTCgaaatatcaaataa